The Azospirillum baldaniorum genome window below encodes:
- a CDS encoding efflux RND transporter periplasmic adaptor subunit, translated as MSLSPSKLALLLAVGAATAGVAGVVSTQGHADAPAASAAAPPPPEVDVAPVVARKITDWQSYSGRLEAVDRVEVRPQVSGAITAVHFRNGALVKKGDPLFTIDPRPHVAEVARAEAQVAAAQAAVRFTTADLDRAQRLVQNNTVSRQTLDEKENAAREAGANLKAAQAALDLARIDLEHTQVTAPISGRVSRAEVTVGNVVASGASAAPLTTLVSVSPIYASFDVDEQTYLRHIASVKDSADVPVQLGLANESGYSRGGTVEHVDNRLDAVSGTIRVRAKFDNPDGMLVPGLYARVKVGGSTPHDALMVEDRAINTDQDKKFVLVVGGDDTVQYREIIPGAAQNGLRVVKSGLAAGERIVVNGLQHARPGARISPKTVAMGKPADAIETAANQ; from the coding sequence ATGTCATTGTCTCCTTCAAAGCTCGCCCTTCTTCTCGCCGTCGGCGCCGCGACCGCCGGTGTCGCCGGTGTCGTCTCCACCCAGGGCCACGCCGACGCCCCCGCGGCGTCTGCCGCCGCCCCGCCGCCGCCCGAGGTGGATGTGGCGCCGGTCGTCGCCCGCAAGATCACCGACTGGCAGTCCTACTCGGGCCGCCTGGAGGCGGTCGACCGGGTGGAGGTCCGGCCGCAGGTGTCCGGCGCCATCACCGCCGTGCATTTCCGCAACGGCGCGCTGGTGAAGAAGGGCGATCCCCTCTTCACCATCGACCCGCGCCCCCACGTCGCCGAGGTGGCAAGGGCCGAGGCCCAGGTCGCCGCCGCGCAGGCCGCGGTGCGCTTCACCACCGCCGACCTCGACCGCGCCCAGCGGCTGGTGCAGAACAACACCGTCTCGCGCCAGACGCTCGACGAGAAGGAGAACGCCGCCCGCGAGGCCGGCGCCAACCTGAAGGCTGCGCAGGCGGCCCTCGATCTCGCCCGCATCGACCTGGAGCACACCCAGGTCACCGCACCCATTTCCGGCCGCGTCTCGCGCGCCGAGGTGACGGTGGGCAACGTCGTGGCGTCCGGCGCCTCCGCCGCCCCGCTGACGACGCTGGTCTCGGTCTCGCCGATCTACGCCTCCTTCGACGTCGACGAGCAGACCTACCTGCGCCACATCGCCAGCGTGAAGGACTCCGCCGACGTGCCGGTGCAACTCGGCCTCGCCAACGAGAGCGGCTATTCGCGCGGCGGCACGGTGGAGCATGTGGACAACCGGCTCGATGCCGTGTCCGGCACCATCCGCGTGCGCGCCAAGTTCGACAATCCCGACGGCATGCTGGTCCCCGGCCTCTACGCCCGCGTCAAGGTCGGCGGCAGCACCCCGCACGACGCACTGATGGTCGAGGACCGCGCCATCAACACCGACCAGGACAAGAAATTCGTCCTGGTTGTCGGCGGCGACGATACCGTGCAGTACCGCGAGATCATCCCGGGTGCCGCGCAGAACGGGCTGCGAGTGGTGAAGAGCGGCCTCGCCGCCGGGGAGCGCATCGTCGTCAACGGCCTCCAGCACGCCCGCCCCGGCGCCCGCATCAGCCCGAAGACCGTGGCGATGGGCAAGCCGGCGGACGCCATCGAGACCGCCGCGAACCAGTAA
- a CDS encoding acetyl-CoA C-acyltransferase, producing the protein MDTLDPVVIVSAARTPLGRFQGELSALPAHALGAHAVRAALSRAGLAPERVDEVLLGCVLPAGQGQAPARQAARGAGLPDATGATTVNKVCGSGMKATMLAHDLIRAGSADLVVAGGMESMSNAPYLLAKARGGYRIGHDRILDHLMLDGLEDAYEGGRPMGDFGEATADLYGFTRAEQDAYAVETLTRARAAIASGAFTAEIAPVTLAVKGGERTVADDENPLKVAPEKIPALKPAFRRDGTITAASSSANADGAAALLLTRRSLAEREGLPVLATILGHATHSQDPAWFTTAPIPAIRKLLDRVGWGIGDVDLFEINEAFAVVAMAAQRDLGIPRDALNVNGGACALGHPIGATGARLIVTLLHALAARGLRRGVASLCIGGGEATAIAVERPA; encoded by the coding sequence ATGGATACCCTCGACCCCGTCGTCATCGTGTCCGCCGCGCGCACACCGCTCGGCCGTTTCCAGGGGGAGCTGTCGGCTCTGCCCGCCCACGCGCTGGGCGCCCACGCGGTCCGCGCCGCCCTGAGCCGCGCCGGTCTGGCGCCGGAGCGCGTGGACGAGGTGCTGCTCGGCTGCGTGCTGCCCGCCGGCCAGGGGCAGGCGCCGGCCCGGCAGGCGGCGCGCGGCGCCGGTCTGCCCGACGCCACCGGCGCCACCACCGTCAACAAGGTCTGCGGCTCCGGCATGAAGGCGACGATGCTCGCCCACGACCTGATCCGCGCCGGCTCCGCCGACCTCGTGGTCGCGGGCGGCATGGAGTCGATGTCCAACGCGCCCTATCTGCTGGCCAAGGCGCGCGGCGGCTACCGCATCGGGCACGACCGCATCCTCGACCACCTGATGCTCGACGGGCTGGAGGACGCCTATGAGGGCGGGCGCCCGATGGGCGATTTCGGCGAGGCGACCGCCGACCTCTACGGCTTCACCCGCGCCGAGCAGGACGCCTACGCCGTCGAGACGCTGACCCGCGCCCGCGCCGCCATCGCGAGCGGCGCTTTCACCGCCGAGATCGCGCCCGTCACCCTCGCCGTCAAAGGTGGCGAGCGCACCGTCGCCGACGACGAGAACCCGCTGAAGGTCGCGCCGGAGAAGATTCCCGCCCTGAAGCCGGCCTTCCGCCGCGACGGCACGATCACCGCGGCCAGTTCCTCGGCCAACGCCGACGGGGCGGCGGCGCTCCTGCTCACCCGCCGCTCGCTGGCCGAGCGCGAGGGGCTGCCCGTGCTGGCGACCATCCTCGGCCACGCCACCCACAGCCAGGACCCGGCCTGGTTCACCACCGCACCCATCCCGGCGATCCGCAAGCTGCTCGACCGCGTCGGTTGGGGTATCGGCGACGTCGATCTGTTCGAGATCAACGAGGCCTTCGCGGTCGTCGCCATGGCGGCGCAGCGGGACCTCGGCATTCCGCGCGACGCGCTGAACGTCAACGGCGGGGCCTGCGCGCTCGGCCATCCCATCGGCGCCACCGGCGCGCGGCTAATCGTGACGCTGCTGCACGCGCTGGCCGCGCGGGGGCTGCGCCGCGGCGTCGCCTCCTTGTGCATCGGCGGCGGCGAGGCCACCGCCATCGCGGTCGAACGGCCCGCCTGA
- a CDS encoding efflux RND transporter permease subunit: MNISKFFIDRPIFAGVLSVALFLAGAISLFQLPISEYPEVVPPSVVVRAQFPGANPKVIAETVASPLEEQINGVENMLYMQSQANSDGNMALTVTFRLGTDPDKAQQLVQNRVAQALPRLPSDVQRLGVTTVKSSPTLTMVVHLLSPNDRYDMTYLRNYAILNVKDRLSRISGVGEVQVWGAGDYSMRVWLDPNKVAQRGLTASDVVAAIREQNVQVAAGVIGASPSLPDTPLQLSINAQGRLTTPEEFGAIILKTGEQGGVTLLRDVARVELAAAQYGLRSLLDNKPAVALGINQSPGANALAISDAIRATMADLKADMPDGVDYSIVYDPTQFVRSSIDAVISTLLEAVALVVLVVIIFLQTWRASIIPLLAVPVSIVGTFSLMLGLGYSINALSLFGMVLAIGIVVDDAIVVVENVERNIENGLSAKEATYRAMQEVSGPIIAIALTLVAVFVPLAAMSGLTGEFYKQFAMTIAISTVISAFNSLTLSPALAAVLLRGHDQPQDWLTRAMNKVFGGFFRLFNRVFHRASTGYGRGVGGVVRHKGLMMLVYVGLLGVTVLLGRTVPMGFVPAQDKEYLISFAQLPNGASLDRTEAVIREMTDIALARPGVQSAVAFPGLSVNGFTNSSSAGIVFVTLKPFAERKDPSLSAAAIAGDLQKRYAGLKEAFVAIFPPPPVMGLGTLGGFKMQIEDRGALGYEALNAAVGSFLKKAMETPELGPAFSSYQINVPQLDVDLDRVKAKQQGVPIGEVFDTMQIYLGSLYVNDFNSFGRVYQVRVQADAPFRAESADIGLLKTRNAQGDMVPLSSLVTVKQSYGPEMVVRYNGYTAADINGGPAPGYSSGQAQAAAERIAQETLPRGVRFEWTDLTYQEILAGNAALWIFPISILLVFLVLAAQYESLTLPLAILLIVPMSLMSALAGVWLTGGDNNIFTQIGFMVLVGLSAKNAILIVEFARELEHQGRSVVQAAIEASRLRLRPILMTSIAFIMGVVPLVTSTGAGAEMRHAMGVAVFAGMIGVTLFGLMLTPVFYVLLRTMVGAGKPAAVPTGPALAHGHGDD, from the coding sequence ATGAACATCTCGAAATTCTTCATCGACCGCCCGATCTTCGCGGGCGTGCTGTCGGTGGCGCTGTTCCTGGCGGGAGCGATCTCGCTGTTCCAGTTGCCCATCTCCGAATACCCGGAGGTCGTTCCGCCGTCGGTCGTCGTGCGCGCCCAGTTCCCGGGCGCCAACCCCAAGGTCATCGCCGAAACGGTCGCCTCCCCGCTGGAGGAGCAGATCAACGGCGTCGAGAACATGCTGTACATGCAGTCGCAGGCCAACAGCGACGGCAACATGGCGCTGACCGTGACCTTCCGGCTGGGCACCGACCCGGACAAGGCGCAGCAGCTCGTGCAGAACCGGGTGGCGCAGGCGCTGCCGCGCCTGCCGTCGGACGTGCAGCGGCTGGGCGTGACGACGGTCAAAAGCTCGCCCACCCTGACCATGGTCGTGCATCTGCTGTCGCCCAACGACCGCTACGACATGACCTACCTGCGCAACTACGCCATCCTGAACGTCAAGGACCGGCTGAGCCGGATCAGCGGCGTCGGCGAGGTGCAGGTGTGGGGGGCCGGCGACTATTCCATGCGCGTCTGGCTCGACCCCAACAAGGTCGCGCAGCGCGGCCTGACCGCGTCCGACGTGGTGGCGGCGATCCGCGAACAGAACGTCCAGGTCGCGGCGGGCGTCATCGGTGCCTCGCCGTCGCTGCCCGACACGCCCCTCCAGCTCTCGATCAACGCGCAGGGGCGCCTGACGACGCCGGAGGAGTTCGGCGCGATCATCCTGAAGACCGGCGAGCAGGGCGGTGTCACCCTGCTGCGCGACGTCGCCCGCGTCGAGCTGGCGGCGGCGCAGTACGGCCTGCGCTCGCTGCTCGACAACAAGCCGGCGGTGGCGCTGGGCATCAACCAGTCGCCGGGCGCCAACGCGCTGGCCATTTCCGACGCCATCCGGGCGACCATGGCCGACCTCAAGGCCGACATGCCCGACGGCGTCGACTACAGCATCGTCTACGACCCGACGCAGTTCGTCCGCTCCAGCATCGACGCGGTGATCAGCACCCTGCTGGAGGCGGTCGCCCTGGTCGTGCTGGTGGTCATCATCTTCCTCCAGACCTGGCGCGCCTCGATCATCCCGCTGCTGGCGGTCCCGGTGTCCATCGTCGGCACCTTCTCGCTGATGCTGGGGCTCGGCTACTCGATCAACGCGCTGTCGCTGTTCGGCATGGTGCTGGCCATCGGCATCGTCGTGGACGACGCCATCGTCGTCGTGGAGAACGTCGAGCGCAACATCGAGAACGGCCTGTCAGCCAAGGAAGCCACCTACCGCGCCATGCAGGAGGTCAGCGGCCCGATCATCGCCATCGCGCTGACGCTGGTCGCCGTCTTCGTCCCGCTGGCGGCCATGAGCGGCCTGACCGGCGAGTTCTACAAGCAGTTCGCGATGACCATCGCGATCTCCACCGTCATCTCCGCCTTCAACTCGCTGACCCTGTCGCCGGCCCTGGCGGCGGTCCTGCTGCGCGGCCACGACCAGCCGCAGGACTGGCTGACCCGTGCGATGAACAAGGTCTTCGGCGGCTTCTTCCGGCTGTTCAACCGGGTCTTCCACCGCGCCTCGACCGGCTACGGCCGCGGCGTCGGCGGGGTGGTGCGGCACAAGGGGCTGATGATGCTGGTCTATGTCGGGCTGCTCGGCGTCACCGTGCTGCTCGGCCGCACCGTGCCGATGGGCTTCGTCCCGGCGCAGGACAAGGAATACCTCATCAGCTTCGCCCAGCTTCCCAACGGCGCCTCGCTCGACCGCACGGAGGCGGTGATCCGCGAGATGACCGACATCGCGCTGGCCCGCCCCGGCGTGCAGAGCGCCGTCGCCTTCCCCGGCCTGTCGGTCAACGGCTTCACCAACAGCTCCAGCGCCGGCATCGTCTTCGTCACGCTGAAGCCCTTCGCCGAGCGCAAGGACCCGTCGCTTTCCGCCGCCGCCATCGCCGGTGATCTGCAGAAGCGCTACGCCGGCCTGAAGGAAGCCTTCGTCGCCATCTTCCCGCCGCCCCCGGTGATGGGCCTCGGCACGCTGGGCGGCTTCAAGATGCAGATCGAGGACCGCGGCGCGCTGGGCTACGAGGCGCTGAACGCGGCGGTCGGTTCCTTCCTGAAGAAGGCCATGGAAACGCCGGAGCTGGGACCGGCCTTCTCCAGCTACCAGATCAACGTGCCGCAGCTTGATGTCGATCTCGACCGCGTGAAGGCCAAGCAGCAGGGCGTGCCCATCGGCGAGGTGTTCGACACCATGCAGATCTATCTGGGCTCGCTCTATGTGAACGACTTCAACAGCTTCGGCCGCGTCTACCAGGTCCGGGTCCAGGCCGACGCGCCCTTCCGCGCCGAATCCGCCGACATCGGCCTGCTGAAGACGCGCAACGCCCAGGGCGACATGGTGCCGCTCTCCTCGCTGGTCACCGTCAAGCAGAGCTACGGGCCGGAGATGGTGGTGCGCTACAACGGCTACACCGCCGCCGACATCAACGGCGGGCCGGCCCCCGGCTATTCGTCGGGCCAGGCCCAGGCGGCGGCGGAGCGCATCGCCCAGGAAACCCTGCCGCGCGGCGTGCGGTTCGAATGGACCGACCTGACCTATCAGGAGATCCTGGCCGGCAACGCGGCGCTGTGGATCTTCCCCATCAGCATCCTGCTCGTCTTCCTGGTGCTGGCCGCCCAGTACGAGAGCCTGACCCTGCCGCTGGCCATCCTGCTGATCGTGCCGATGAGCCTGATGTCGGCGCTGGCCGGGGTGTGGCTGACGGGGGGCGACAACAACATCTTCACGCAGATCGGCTTCATGGTGCTGGTCGGCCTGTCGGCGAAGAACGCCATCCTGATCGTCGAGTTCGCCCGCGAACTGGAGCATCAGGGGCGCAGCGTGGTGCAGGCCGCCATCGAGGCCAGCCGGCTGCGGCTGCGCCCCATCCTGATGACCTCCATCGCCTTCATCATGGGCGTGGTGCCGCTGGTCACCTCCACCGGCGCCGGCGCCGAGATGCGCCACGCGATGGGCGTGGCGGTGTTCGCCGGGATGATCGGCGTCACCCTGTTCGGCCTGATGCTGACGCCGGTCTTCTACGTCCTGCTGCGCACGATGGTCGGGGCCGGCAAGCCGGCGGCGGTGCCGACCGGTCCGGCGCTCGCCCACGGGCATGGGGACGACTGA
- a CDS encoding TetR/AcrR family transcriptional regulator, whose amino-acid sequence MKVSKEKAAENRAAIVKAAGRLFRERGFDKVGVAEITKAAGLTHGGFYGHFASKDALAAEACEAAFAESLGRLPADEASPEGALNAFLTRYLSDRHRDRPDAGCPMAAFAGEVARQDPAVQERFGTGVERFFAAVEERLPERGGEGDAGRRDRAIAIVSALIGGMALARATAQADPDLSVEILTALRGQLGIMGGDGD is encoded by the coding sequence GTGAAGGTTTCCAAAGAAAAGGCGGCGGAGAACCGGGCCGCCATCGTCAAGGCGGCGGGACGCCTGTTCCGCGAGCGCGGGTTCGACAAGGTCGGGGTGGCGGAGATCACCAAGGCCGCCGGGCTGACCCACGGCGGCTTCTACGGCCATTTCGCCTCGAAGGACGCGCTGGCCGCCGAGGCGTGCGAGGCCGCCTTCGCGGAAAGCCTCGGCCGGCTGCCCGCCGACGAGGCGTCACCCGAGGGGGCGCTCAACGCCTTTCTGACGCGCTACCTGAGCGACCGGCACCGCGACCGGCCGGACGCCGGCTGTCCGATGGCCGCCTTCGCCGGAGAGGTGGCGCGGCAGGACCCGGCGGTGCAGGAGCGCTTCGGGACCGGAGTCGAGCGCTTCTTCGCGGCGGTGGAAGAGCGCTTGCCGGAGCGGGGCGGGGAGGGTGACGCCGGCCGCCGCGACCGAGCCATCGCCATCGTGTCGGCCCTGATCGGCGGCATGGCGCTGGCCCGCGCCACCGCGCAGGCCGACCCCGACCTGTCGGTGGAGATCCTGACGGCGTTGCGCGGTCAGCTCGGGATCATGGGAGGCGATGGGGATTGA
- a CDS encoding alpha/beta hydrolase, protein MEPCRLSVDDRTIAGHAQDIRLRLYRPLIGLTVPALLYLHGGGFTSGSLEEAETAAAAIAESVPALVVSVGYSLAPAHCFPTAAHDAHQAALWTLAEARDLNIATGGLGVAGHDAGGHVAASLTFLARDQGEVDIRAQALLGPMLDPSLTRAGDAQAMQCDVPATAYARCYRAYLPDAAQRVHPYAAPLDSRRLAGLPPTLIVTAQKDVLRIEAEQYAANLIGAGVPTEVTRFPAISHAALPGHRPALLAVADFFRRRLSPADGRGVPV, encoded by the coding sequence ATGGAGCCGTGCCGGCTTTCGGTCGATGACCGGACCATCGCCGGCCACGCCCAGGACATCCGGCTGCGGCTCTACCGGCCGCTGATCGGGCTGACCGTCCCGGCCCTGCTGTACCTGCACGGTGGCGGCTTCACCTCCGGTTCGCTGGAGGAGGCCGAGACCGCCGCCGCCGCCATCGCGGAGAGCGTGCCGGCGCTCGTCGTCTCGGTCGGCTATTCGCTGGCCCCGGCCCACTGCTTCCCCACCGCCGCCCACGACGCCCATCAGGCGGCGCTGTGGACCCTGGCCGAAGCCCGCGACCTGAACATCGCCACGGGCGGGCTGGGCGTGGCCGGGCACGACGCGGGCGGTCATGTCGCCGCCTCGCTGACCTTCCTCGCCCGCGACCAGGGCGAGGTGGACATCCGCGCGCAGGCCCTGCTCGGCCCCATGCTGGACCCCAGCCTGACCCGCGCAGGCGACGCCCAGGCCATGCAGTGCGACGTTCCGGCCACCGCCTACGCCCGCTGCTACCGCGCCTATCTGCCCGACGCCGCGCAGCGCGTGCACCCCTACGCCGCACCGCTGGATTCGCGCCGGCTGGCCGGGCTGCCGCCGACGCTGATCGTCACCGCGCAGAAGGACGTCCTGCGCATCGAGGCGGAGCAGTACGCCGCCAACCTGATCGGAGCCGGCGTGCCCACCGAGGTCACCCGCTTCCCCGCCATTTCGCACGCCGCCCTGCCGGGCCACCGCCCGGCGTTGCTGGCGGTCGCCGACTTTTTTCGCCGCCGCCTGTCCCCCGCGGACGGCCGCGGCGTCCCCGTCTGA
- a CDS encoding MFS transporter: MLSSPVAAALARRNVHYGWAVVGVTFLTMLVSAGAVGAPGVLLLPLQREFGWSTADISVALAIRLLLFGLMGPFAAALINRYGVKRMVLSSLTLVSGGLLLSLAMREVWQLILLWGFVVGFGTGLTAMVLGATVATRWFSRRRGLVVGLLTASSATGQLVFMPLLSMLTEQMGWRVALALLCGLLWVAALAVLALMRDRPSDLGLAAYGEEGAATAPPPPAGSVVAAALGALRDASKTRVFWVLFATFFVCGASTNGLIQTHLIPLCVDFGVPEVRAAGLLALMGVFDFVGTVASGWLSDRYDNRWLLFWYYGLRGLSLLFLPYSDFTLYGLSLFAVFYGLDWIATVPPTVRLTAERFGRERANLVFGWVFAGHQIGAACAAFGAGYARSTLDSYLPAFFIAGLLCLGAALLVPTLGRAPAAKPAPAT; this comes from the coding sequence ATGCTGTCCTCCCCCGTCGCCGCCGCGCTGGCGCGGCGCAACGTCCATTACGGCTGGGCCGTCGTCGGCGTCACCTTCCTGACCATGCTGGTGTCCGCCGGCGCGGTCGGCGCCCCCGGCGTCCTGCTGCTGCCCCTGCAGCGCGAGTTCGGCTGGTCCACCGCCGACATCTCGGTGGCGCTCGCCATCCGCCTGCTGCTGTTCGGCCTGATGGGGCCGTTCGCCGCCGCGCTCATCAACCGCTACGGCGTCAAGCGGATGGTGCTGTCCTCGCTGACGCTGGTCAGCGGCGGACTGCTGCTGTCGCTCGCCATGCGCGAGGTCTGGCAGCTGATCCTGCTGTGGGGCTTCGTCGTCGGGTTCGGCACCGGCCTGACCGCGATGGTGCTGGGCGCCACCGTGGCGACGCGCTGGTTCAGCCGGCGGCGCGGGCTGGTCGTCGGCCTGCTGACCGCCAGTTCGGCCACCGGGCAGCTCGTCTTCATGCCGCTGCTGTCGATGCTGACCGAGCAGATGGGCTGGCGCGTCGCGCTGGCGCTGCTGTGCGGGCTGCTGTGGGTGGCGGCGCTGGCCGTGCTCGCCCTGATGCGCGACCGTCCGTCCGACCTCGGGCTGGCCGCCTATGGCGAGGAGGGTGCGGCGACCGCCCCGCCGCCGCCCGCCGGATCGGTGGTGGCCGCCGCCCTGGGCGCCCTGCGCGACGCGTCGAAGACACGGGTTTTCTGGGTGCTGTTCGCCACCTTCTTCGTCTGCGGGGCGAGCACCAACGGTTTGATCCAGACCCACCTGATCCCACTCTGCGTCGATTTCGGCGTGCCGGAGGTGCGGGCCGCCGGCCTGCTGGCGCTGATGGGCGTCTTCGACTTCGTCGGCACCGTCGCCTCGGGCTGGCTGTCCGACCGCTACGACAACCGCTGGCTCCTGTTCTGGTATTACGGCCTGCGCGGGCTGTCGCTGCTGTTCCTGCCCTATTCCGACTTCACCCTCTACGGCCTGTCGCTGTTCGCGGTGTTCTACGGGCTGGACTGGATCGCCACCGTGCCGCCGACCGTCCGGCTGACGGCGGAACGCTTCGGGCGGGAGCGCGCCAACCTCGTCTTCGGCTGGGTCTTCGCCGGGCACCAGATCGGTGCGGCCTGCGCCGCCTTCGGGGCCGGCTACGCCCGCAGCACGCTGGACAGCTACCTGCCGGCCTTCTTCATCGCCGGGCTGCTCTGCCTGGGGGCCGCGCTGCTGGTCCCGACGCTGGGCCGCGCCCCGGCCGCCAAGCCGGCGCCGGCCACCTGA
- a CDS encoding LysR family transcriptional regulator: MDKLHAMRVFVRVVEVNSFTKAADTLGLPRASVTTTIQNLEAALGVRLLQRTTRKLSLTLDGAAYLEGATRILSDLEEIETSFTSARKTPRGRLRVDMPGSVGRLIIIPTIHEFHARYPDIEIMIGMSDRPIDLIQEGVDCVLRVGDLVDSSLIARRVGAFRPVTVASPAYLARHGTPKTIEELEGHSAVNYFTRTGKMHEMSFERDGVIHEVKLNGPVSVNDADAYVTCALEGLGIGQTARFMALPHLRSGALVEILKEWRPALMPISALYPHNRHLSPKVRAFVDWVAELFEGCPLMQGEEIDGYECPDREKPKPAPATTEPEGARLCVV, translated from the coding sequence ATGGACAAACTGCACGCGATGCGCGTCTTCGTCCGCGTCGTCGAGGTCAACAGCTTCACCAAGGCCGCCGACACGCTGGGCCTGCCGCGCGCCTCGGTGACGACGACCATCCAGAATCTGGAGGCGGCGCTCGGCGTGCGCCTGCTCCAGCGGACGACCCGCAAGCTGAGCCTGACGCTCGACGGCGCCGCCTATCTGGAGGGCGCCACCCGCATCCTGTCCGACCTGGAGGAGATCGAGACCTCCTTCACCAGCGCCCGCAAGACGCCGCGCGGGCGGCTGCGGGTGGACATGCCGGGCTCGGTCGGGCGGCTCATCATCATCCCGACCATCCACGAGTTCCACGCCCGCTACCCCGACATCGAAATCATGATCGGGATGAGCGACCGCCCCATCGACCTGATCCAGGAGGGGGTAGACTGCGTGCTGCGCGTCGGCGACTTGGTGGATTCCAGCCTGATCGCCCGCCGGGTCGGCGCGTTCCGCCCGGTGACCGTCGCCAGCCCGGCCTATCTCGCCCGCCACGGCACGCCCAAGACCATCGAGGAGCTGGAGGGCCACAGCGCCGTCAACTACTTCACGCGCACCGGCAAGATGCACGAGATGAGTTTCGAGCGCGACGGCGTCATCCACGAGGTGAAGCTGAACGGCCCGGTCTCGGTCAACGACGCCGACGCCTACGTCACCTGCGCGCTGGAGGGGCTGGGCATCGGGCAGACCGCCCGCTTCATGGCGCTGCCCCACCTGCGCAGCGGCGCTCTGGTGGAGATCCTCAAGGAGTGGCGCCCGGCCCTGATGCCGATCTCCGCGCTCTACCCGCACAACCGCCACCTGTCGCCCAAGGTCCGCGCCTTCGTCGACTGGGTCGCCGAGCTGTTCGAGGGCTGCCCGCTGATGCAGGGCGAGGAGATCGACGGTTACGAGTGCCCGGACCGGGAGAAACCCAAGCCGGCTCCCGCCACCACGGAACCGGAGGGCGCCCGTCTCTGCGTGGTGTGA
- a CDS encoding SDR family oxidoreductase produces MTDMSGGVALVTGGTSGIGRATALAFAKAGATAIVTGRREAEGLETVDLVRQAGGRAVFVQADVADAEEVAALFARIERDHGRLDYAFNNAGIHFGRSVADTTEADFDRMVAVNIKGVWLCLKHELPIMLRQGKGAIVSTGSVLGQIGLAGNSVYSASKAAVEGMTRSVAIEVAKSGVRVNAVCPAIIQTPMSAGSFGGEEAVNAALGPLHPVGRVGQPREVADTVVWLCSDAASFITGQSINVDGGLTVQ; encoded by the coding sequence ATGACGGATATGAGCGGCGGCGTGGCCCTGGTCACCGGCGGCACCTCGGGCATCGGGCGGGCGACCGCGCTGGCCTTCGCCAAGGCAGGCGCCACGGCCATCGTCACCGGACGGCGCGAGGCGGAGGGGCTGGAGACGGTGGACCTCGTCCGGCAGGCCGGCGGGCGCGCCGTCTTCGTCCAGGCGGACGTCGCCGACGCCGAGGAGGTCGCCGCCCTGTTCGCCCGGATCGAGCGGGACCACGGCCGGCTCGACTACGCCTTCAACAACGCCGGCATCCATTTCGGCCGCTCGGTGGCCGACACGACGGAGGCCGACTTTGACCGCATGGTCGCCGTCAACATCAAGGGCGTCTGGCTGTGCCTGAAGCACGAGCTGCCAATCATGCTGCGGCAGGGCAAAGGCGCCATCGTGTCCACCGGGTCGGTGCTGGGCCAGATCGGGCTGGCCGGCAACAGCGTCTATTCCGCGAGCAAGGCGGCGGTCGAGGGCATGACCCGCAGCGTCGCCATCGAGGTCGCCAAGTCCGGCGTGCGCGTCAACGCCGTCTGCCCGGCGATCATCCAGACGCCGATGAGCGCCGGGTCCTTCGGCGGGGAGGAGGCGGTCAACGCGGCGCTCGGCCCGCTGCACCCGGTCGGCCGCGTCGGCCAGCCGCGCGAGGTCGCCGACACCGTGGTCTGGCTGTGCTCCGACGCCGCGTCCTTCATCACCGGCCAGTCGATCAACGTCGACGGCGGGCTGACGGTGCAGTGA